A part of Helicoverpa zea isolate HzStark_Cry1AcR chromosome 17, ilHelZeax1.1, whole genome shotgun sequence genomic DNA contains:
- the LOC124638462 gene encoding glucose dehydrogenase [FAD, quinone]-like has product MRPNANVASEGRLGGVDGSTQLLLIIQDIISLLKRTDPDDVPEFVAKDLHKLPPVTFDHVDVTRLLKDITCLKASLEDMKSKMEASQVTINDLRREVALLRNAVSISGSLDVLNVNTRRGAQNASVISFESANSSASPVADVADDAPRPAAAVVAVSTPAAEPRVGTSTPKRAYAAVAATNKPAVTQTKRAKAKGSKQTRGTSQPQTGPKKVTCDKDGFIKVERRKKRPPCRNQCGTAQTGPNILLRPAVPTTQLYVSRLHHTTTVEQIVEYVRSKTNWTLRVAKLESRHNTNFNSFMVRVPTHHVETFLKEEFCKIVPISLLLLSSADGDLFSKATRTKADERDVRNSVFDFIIIGGGTAGCLLANRLSAVSDWKVLLLEAGIDENIDYDIPGVPTKEYRPILWNYRTERNGYSCLSRPGGSCEVKTGKVLGGSSVTNDMKYTRGSKVDYDGWHSTGALASLDWKFDAVLEHFKSIEDNGDYDVLMNSHYHSRGGDLHVQRFKHVDRYMEVFTAGFTEMGLRTVDINTNVQEAVVNNQFTIFNNTRLSTNSAFLKPVRHRKNLQVITGAYVSKIVIDKQEKNVDGIIYEVEKGKERPAYAKREIILAAGAINNVRLLQLSGIGPKADLKRHNITMIADLPVGHNYQDQVTIGGLAFVLSDVPVVTEAEVINDFKTWFQNRSGPLASRGIGQVSAFIQLYENFNAPDVELALEGNFIRSDKFMLTNVSVHAAEETNLPLPYYNLVNINPVLLRPKSRGKVMLNKRNPKYGRPVVQANFLKETEDLDTLVDSIDIALQLLDTKEFKKADIKFAPLDLFPCDRLSNRDQWNCIARHYTKAMSNPVGTCRMGENSTNSVVDYQLRVHGIEGLRIIDASVMPTHARAGIFAPTMMIAEKGAKMIIKDWKENNGHYYNRR; this is encoded by the exons CTCAGTTACTGCTCATAATACAGGACATCATCTCCCTGCTGAAGAGGACGGATCCTGATGACGTGCCTGAATTCGTGGCGAAGGACTTACATAAGCTGCCCCCCGTCACGTTCGATcacgtcgacgtcaccaggctgttGAAAGACATAACGTGTCTTAAGGCAAGCCTGGAGGATATGAAGTCCAAGATGGAAGCGTCACAGGTTACTATCAATGACCTGCGTCGTGAAGTAGCGTTGTTGCGCAACGCTGTTTCTATAAGTGGGTCATTGGATGTATTGAATGTGAACACTCGTCGCGGGGCGCAAAATGCGTCCGTCATCAGTTTTGAGTCGGCGAATTCGAGTGCGTCACCGGTCGCCGATGTCGCTGACGATGCACCCCGCCCCGCCGCCGCCGTTGTTGCCGTGTCAACACCTGCGGCCGAACCTCGCGTAGGAACATCGACCCCTAAACGCGCCTACGCGGCAGTAGCAGCCACCAACAAGCCCGCTGTGACGCAAACAAAGCGGGCCAAAGCAAAAGGGAGTAAACAAACCCGTGGCACATCACAGCCACAGACTGGTCCTAAGAAGGTcacgtgcgacaaggatggcTTCATAAAGGTAGAAAGGAGAAAAAAGAGGCCACCTTGTAGGAATCAGTGCGGCACCGCACAAACTGGACCCAACATCCTGCTGCGTCCTGCAGTACCTACGACGCAGTTGTACGTGTCCCGTCTACATCACACCACGACGGTGGagcagatcgtggagtatgtccGATCCAAAACCAACTGGACCTTGAGAGTGGCGAAGTTGGAGTCgcgccacaatacgaacttcaattcgttcatggtgcgagttccaactcatCACGTCGAGACATTCCtcaaggaagagttttg TAAAATTGTGCCAATCTCCCTCCTACTGCTATCATCTGCCGATGGCGACCTGTTCTCCAAGGCCACCAGGACCAAGGCTGATGAGAGGGATGTGAGGAACAGTGTGTTCGACTTCATCATCATCGGCGGAGGCACTGCGGGCTGTCTGCTCGCCAACCGACTGTCTGCCGTGTCTGATTGGAAG GTTCTACTTCTCGAGGCTGGTATTGACGAGAACATAGACTATGACATCCCAGGAGTTCCTACCAAGGAGTACCGTCCCATCCTGTGGAACTACCGCACTGAACGTAACGGCTACTCCTGTCTCTCGCGCCCTGGAGGCAGCTGCGAGGTCAAGACTGGGAAGGTGTTGGGAGGGTCCAGCGTCACAAATGACATGAAGTACACGAGAGGATCCAAGGTGGATTATGATGGATGGCATAGCACGGGAGCTCTGGCCTCCTTGGACTGGAAGTTCGATGCGGTTTTAGAGCATTTTAAGAGTATTGAGGATAATG GTGATTACGATGTCCTGATGAACTCTCACTACCACTCGCGAGGGGGAGACCTACATGTGCAACGATTCAAACATGTCGACAGATACATGGAGGTGTTCACTGCTGGCTTCACTGAGATGGGCCTGCGCACTGTAGACATTAACACCAATGTACAGGAGGCAGTCGTTAACAACCAGTTCACGATATTCAACAACACCAGGCTCAGTACCAACAGCGCTTTCCTAAAACCCGTGCGACACAGGAAGAATCTACAAGTGATCACCGGAGCATATGTGTCTAAAATAGTCATCGATAAACAAGAAAAGAATGTAGATGGCATAATTTACGAGGTGGAGAAGGGCAAAGAGCGACCGGCGTACGCGAAACGTGAAATTATACTCGCGGCAGGCGCTATTAATAACGTGAGGCTGTTACAGCTGTCCGGCATCGGCCCCAAGGCTGATCTCAAGAGACATAACATTACAATGATCGCCGATCTTCCTGTAGGACATAATTACCAAGATCAGGTAACCATCGGCGGCCTTGCGTTCGTATTGAGCGATGTCCCGGTCGTCACTGAAGCCGaagtaataaacgatttcaaaaCCTGGTTCCAAAATCGCAGCGGACCGCTAGCTTCTAGAGGTATTGGACAAGTTTCAGCTTTTATACAACTTTACGAGAACTTTAATGCCCCCGATGTGGAGCTGGCTTTAGAAGGTAATTTTATTAGAAGCGATAAATTTATGCTGACTAACGTAAGTGTCCACGCAGCAGAGGAAACGAATCTGCCTTTGCCTTACTATAATTTAGTTAATATAAATCCTGTCTTACTTAGACCTAAAAGTAGAGGAAAAGTCATGCTTAATAAAAGAAATCCGAAATACGGACGACCGGTAGTCCAAGCTAATTTTCTTAAGGAAACTGAAGATTTAGATACTCTTGTAGATAGTATTGACATAGCTTTACAGTTACTAGACACGAAAGAGTTTAAGAAAGCAGACATAAAGTTCGCACCGCTGGACCTATTTCCCTGCGATAGACTAAGTAACAGAGATCAATGGAATTGTATTGCCCGACATTACACAAAAGCCATGAGTAATCCTGTAGGAACATGTAGAATGGGTGAAAATAGTACCAATTCTGTGGTTGATTATCAACTGAGGGTACATGGGATCGAGGGGCTAAGGATTATAGATGCTTCAGTAATGCCAACACACGCCAGAGCCGGTATCTTTGCTCCAACGATGATGATAGCAGAAAAAGGAGCAAAGATGATCATTAAAGACTGGAAGGAAAATAATGGTCATTATTACAACAGACGGTGA
- the LOC124637990 gene encoding glucose dehydrogenase [FAD, quinone]-like, whose product MTANTTDELCKICDGRIECAPTAILLISLVHTLYGHIGPEPDYFGKNKRQILKQTEEDAKIPYKHFTYFNQFPEEHGKRKVGATGAELDSDYDFIVVGGGTAGCVLASRLSENRKWKVLMIEAGPEEPKMALIPGLTSEFKGSNIDWQYSMRPKKGFCQNRGDRGCEVVQGRVLGGTSSINDMAYMRGSPADYDEWAINGNDGWSYSEVLPYFKYSEGNYDKDISKNKFFHSTQGPLDVGRYPYVDDNVDVLLSALNELGYNYTDVNGRHQLGFMRIQTTSYFGERVSAFTAFIEPIRKLRSNLEILPEALVTKILFDDNRETIRALGVEYIKNGTRVRAKAAKEIILSAGAINSPKILMQSGIGPKEYLEYLDMKVIYDLPVGGNFHDHLSVCLPVIKLTKTTTTSKFPEKLKDITTYYSKGVGPLSANFQVVAFLETTISDILGTPDIEVRFKGHDSNMYYDKIEMCVSLLTPKSRGQVVLNATDPLFGKPLIYPNFLKDPSDEKKLLEGIQEIVKLFDTEVFKSAEYAFDPRPILNNDCKDHDRVSEDFWLCIIKHFSTPLHNYAGTCKMGTSKDPDSVVDKSLRVYGINNLRVVDASIMPKITRGSTAAPVIMIAEKASDIIKTTWY is encoded by the exons ATGACTGCTAACACTACTGATGAATTATGCAAGATATGTGACGGACGAATCGAGTGTGCGCCGACGGCTATCCTCCTGATATCGTTGGTACACACTCTGTATGGCCACATCGGGCCTGAGCCGGACTACTTCGGCAAGAACAAGAGACAAATCCTCAAACAGACCGAGGAAGATGCGAAGATTCCTTACAAGCACTTCACATACTTCAATCAGTTCCCTGAGGAGCACGGCAAGAGGAAAGTCGGCGCCACCGGTGCCGAGCTGGATAGTGACTATGACTTCATCGTGGTGGGCGGCGGCACGGCCGGCTGTGTGCTGGCGAGCAGACTCTCGGAGAATAGGAAATGGAAG GTGCTGATGATCGAAGCAGGTCCCGAGGAACCTAAGATGGCGTTGATACCAGGTCTCACGAGCGAGTTCAAAGGTTCTAACATAGACTGGCAGTACTCCATGCGCCCTAAGAAGGG GTTCTGTCAGAATCGAGGTGATAGAGGCTGTGAGGTAGTCCAGGGCAGAGTACTCGGAGGCACCTCCTCTATTAATGACATGGCATACATGAGAGGCAGTCCGGCGGACTACGATGAGTGGGCTATCAATGGTAACGACGGTTGGTCCTACAGCGAGGTCCTGCCTTACTTTAAATATTCAGAAGGAAATTACGACAAGGACATTtcaaaaaacaagttttttcaTTCAACACAAGGTCCGCTCGATGTCGGGCGATATCCTTACGTCGACGATAACGTGGATGTACTACTGAGCGCACTCAATGAACTAGGATATAACTACACAGATGTAAATGGTAGACATCAGCTGGGGTTCATGCGGATACAGACAACATCATACTTTGGCGAAAGAGTCAGTGCATTTACAGCTTTCATCGAACCTATTAGAAAGTTAAGATCAAATTTAGAAATACTGCCAGAAGCTTTAGTTACTAAAATACTATTTGACGATAACAGAGAGACAATAAGAGCTCTCGGTgtagaatatataaaaaatggtACAAGAGTTCGTGCGAAAGCTGCGaaggaaattattttatctGCCGGAGCTATTAACAGCCCCAAGATTCTGATGCAATCGGGGATAGGACCTAAAGAGTACTTAGAATATTTAGACATGAAAGTAATATATGACTTACCAGTTGGAGGAAACTTTCATGATCATTTGTCAGTGTGTCTGCCAGTAATAAAACTGACGAAAACAACCACAACATCAAAGTTTCCTGAGAAATTAAAAGACATTACTACTTACTACTCCAAGGGCGTTGGTCCTCTATCAGCCAATTTTCAAGTTGTAGCATTCTTGGAAACTACAATTTCAGACATTTTAGGGACGCCTGACATTGAAGTGAGATTTAAAGGTCACGACTCAAACATGTATTATGATAAAATTGAAATGTGTGTATCTTTATTGACACCAAAAAGTCGCGGACAGGTAGTCCTGAATGCTACAGATCCTCTCTTTGGAAAACCTTTGATTTACCCAAATTTTCTTAAAGATCCTTCCGATGAGAAGAAATTGTTAGAAGGTATTCAAGAGATCGTGAAATTATTTGACACAGAAGTTTTCAAGAGTGCGGAGTATGCATTTGATCCTCGTCCTATATTGAATAACGATTGCAAGGATCACGACCGAGTATCGGAAGACTTTTGGCTATGTATTATCAAACATTTCTCAACTCCTCTGCACAATTACGCGGGGACTTGCAAGATGGGGACGTCCAAGGATCCTGATTCAGTGGTAGATAAAAGCTTAAGAGTTTATGGAATCAACAATTTGAGAGTCGTGGATGCATCGATCATGCCGAAAATAACCCGCGGATCTACCGCGGCGCCTGTTATAATGATAGCTGAAAAAGCCAGtgatataataaaaactacttggtattaa